The Sphingopyxis sp. BE259 nucleotide sequence GAGGCGGATGCGCTGGCTCTCACCGCCGCTCAGCGTCCCGCTGGTGCGGTTGAGGTTCAGATAGTCGAGCCCGACATTGTTGAGAAAGCCGAGCCGTTCGTTGATCTCCTTCAGGATCGCCTTGGCAATCTGTTGCTGAGTGGCGTTCAGCTTCGCGTCGAGAGTGCTGAACCAGTCGAGCGCGTCGGCGACCGATCGCTGTGCCGACCTGCTGATGTCCTCGCCCGCGATCTTCACCGCCAGCGGTTCGGGGCGCAGGCGCGCGCCGTGGCACGTCTCGCACGGCTGCGGCGTCTGATATTTCGACAGCTCCTCGCGCATCCACGCGCTCTCGGTCGACAGCAGGCGGCGGTTGAGATTGCCGATAACGCCCTCGAACGCCTTGTGCGTCGTGTAACTGCGGCGCCCGTCCTTAAAGGTCAGTTCGACCGGTTTGCCACCGCTGCCATAGAGAATGATAAGCTGTACCTCGCCGGGCAGATCTTGCCACGGCGTCGTCAGGTCGAAACCATAGGCTTTGCCCAGGCTTTCGAGCACCTGCATATAATAAGGCGAGGGCGGGTTCGATTTCGCCCATGGCACCACCGCGCCCTTTTTCAGGGACAGCGCATGGTTGGGAACGACGAGATCGGGGTCGAACTCCTGGCGTTCGCCGAGGCCGTCGCACGCGGGGCAGGCGCCCTGCGGCGCGTTAAAGCTGAACAGCCGCGGTTCGATCTCGGCGATCGTAAAGCCACTGACCGGGCAGGAAAATTTCTCGGAAAAGATCAGGCGGTTCGCGGGGATGCCCACGCCCTTCATCGCCCCGCCGGTATCTTCCTCCTCGCGCCCCGGAACCGGGCCGTCGGCAAGGTCGACATAGGCCAGCCCCTCAGCCAGCTTCAGCGCGGTCTCGAAACTGTCTGCGAGCCGTGTGCCGAGGCCTTCGCGCACTGCGATGCGGTCGACGACGACCTCGATGTCATGCTTATATTTCTTGTCGAGCGCCGGGGCCTCGCCGATTTCGTAAAATTCGCCGTCGATGCGGACGCGCGTGAAGCCGTCCTTCTGCCACTGCGCGAGCTCTTTCTTATACTCGCCCTTGCGCCCGCGCACGACGGGCGCGAGCAGATAGGCGCGGGTGCCTTCGGGCAGTTCCATCACCCGGTCGACCATCTGGCTGACCGTCTGCGCCGAAATCGGCTCGCCGGTGGTCGGCGAATAGGGGATGCCGACGCGCGCCCACAGCAGGCGCATATAATCGTAAATCTCGGTGACCGTCGCCACGGTGGAGCGCGGATTGCGCGACGTCGTCTTCTGCTCGATGCTGATCGCGGGCGACAGCCCGTCGATATGCTCGACATCGGGCTTTTGCATCATCTCCAGAAACTGGCGCGCATAGGCGGAGAGCGACTCGACGTAGCGCCGCTGGCCCTCGGCATAGATGGTGTCGAACGCGAGGCTCGATTTGCCGCTACCCGACAGCCCGGTGATGACGACCAGAGCATCGCGCGGCAGATCGACGTTCACGCCCTTGAGATTATGCTCGCGCGCACCGCGCACGGAAATATGGGTCAGACTCATGGGTGGGATATGTTCCAGATTTGTTCTTGAGGCGCAAGAGGCGCGGTGTTGGTGAGATAGTGACGCGACAATGCTACCACAATGGAACAAATTTGGCGTTTTGGTCCTATACCCGCGGAGCAGTCAGCGTTTCTCTCCGCGCTTCCAAAGGGGGGAGGCCAATATGGTTGGTGGGTACATGCGTTCGGCCGCAATGGCGGCAATTCTGTCTTCTTTTGCCCTAAGCGGCTGCACGACCCGCTTGGCCGTCGTGCCATTGACCGGGACGGCCACCCCGGTGGGCGCGCCGTTTCCGCTCTATTTTGATCAGTTTCGTGTCTCGATAAATTATCAGCTGGCTAAATGCGATTCAGACTTGGTCATCAAGACGTCGGTCGAGGTCGTCGAGCGGATCCGGTCGGCGGATCCGGAGCATAGCTATGTCATCGATCCGAACAGCCTTGCCGCGTTCAATAAAACGGCGGAGGCAGTGATCAAATATTTTCCAAACGGCATGCCGTCCTCGATAAACGCGAAGGCCGACGACCGCACGGCTGAAATTGTCGGGTCGCTGATCAAGTCGGCCGCGGGTGTTGCCAAGCTGGTCGCTGGTGGCGGGGGCATGACCGCCGCCGTTGCCTGTACGGCCGATGCCGACACCGCGATCAAGGAACTCGATCGCCTGGCCCAGTTGGTCAAGACTAGAAGCGGAGCGGTGAAGAGCGCGCAAGAGGTTTTTGACAAGCGAAAGGCGCAAATTGATGCTGCGGGCGCGGCCGTACCCGCCGCGTTGCGGAAGCAATTTGCCCAGGACTATATGGCATTACAGGGGGCATTGCAGGGGCTCGCCGATAGCAAAAAATCGCTCGACGCCGCCAAGAAGGCACTGAGTGTCTCGGTTGCGCTGAACTGGCCGCAGAATGGCATTCTGATGTCCGAAGAAATCGTGCCGACGAGCGATCAGCTCGCGCCGCTGTTCGACAAATGGCTCAAGGGCGGCGCAGCGTCGGTTTCGATCAACCCGGCCGATCTCACCGCTATGGCGGTGAAGCTGGAAATCGAGGCGGAGCAGCCGAACAGCCCCTATGTGCAAGCTGGTGGATCGCGAACGTTGCCCGCGGCCGATCTTGCCAAGGGCATTCCTTATCGTAACCCCCATTGGGGGCTGATGCGCGTGCGAACGAAGAACGAGAAGGGCGCGTGGGAAATTGCCGAAGAGAAGCGTTACGAGTTCCTGCAACTCGGCCGCGTTTTTGTCCTGCCTTGCGTCAGCAAACCTTTGACGTCGATCAGCTGTAATTTGGCGTTCAACGAGAATGGCCGGGTCAGCGAGGCAGGGACGACGAACAGCAAGGCGCCCGGCGAAGTCGCGGCGGGCTTGTTTAGCACTGCTGTGACCGAAGTCGCTGGCGTGAAAACGGCGCTGGATGGTCGCGCGCTGAAAGAAAAGCAGGACGACCTGGCCCTATTGGAAATCGATGCAAAGATCGCGGCGGCGCGCAAAGCGCTAGTGACGGCGCCGCCGACGCAAAAGCAGCAATGGGAAGACGAGATCGCGATGCTGGACGCCGAACGTCGGTTGATCGAAGGGCGGCGGGCACTCGACGCGGTCAAAGGCCCGGTAGAGCCCTAATGCCCGCACCGCTCGACATTTCCGCACCGGCTGAGACGACGACCGTCGATCGCTTTGCCGCTTTTGTCGATCCTTCGGACGCCAATCCGGCTCAATTCAAATATTCTCGGCCTTTCAACCATTGGTCTGAGTCCAGCCTCGTTGAACAGCGTTTCGACTGGCGCACCCGGGGGATGAGCTTTGTGCAACGGGCGCAGGGAACGGCGAACGTTTGCACGAGCTATGCAACCGCCGCGATGGCAGAGGCGCGTTGGCAAATGCGGCGCAACCAGACCATTCGGCTGGCAGGCGGCTATGTTCATTGCTGCTTGCTCGGGATCAGCGATCCACTACAGGGCGCGAATCCAGAAGCGGCAGCGCGTGCGGCGACGGCCAACGGGCTTGCGAAATCCGGGACGGATGGACCGCCGCTATCTGCTCAACAATGCCAGACGCTCGGCCAGGATCGTATCGGGGTGACGGGGTCTGAATGGGTGGCGCCCGGAACGCCGATGCTCAATGCGCTGGTCAGGCACGGCCCGATGGTCGTCGAAATGAACGTGCCGCCCAATTTTCCGGATCTCCGTGGGCACGATATCTATGCGGCGGCGATCGATCCGGCGACCGCGAAGCGGCACAGCATGCTGCTTGTTGGTTATGATTATCCCGCGCGTACCGGTTTTCTGCTGAACAGCATGGGCGCGCAATGGGGGAACGGCGGCTTCCTTCATGTTCGCTTCGGGGCAGGCGGCGTGCTGGATCATTTTTACGCCATGCAGATCGGCGTGGCTGCCTGAACCTTTCTCCATTTCCACCAACTTCCCAATGTCTTCGACCAGCGGCATTCGCTGCGCTTGACCCCTCCGCTGTGCAGGCGGACAGTTTGATCATGGCCGTTGTCCGGTTTCGGGCGACGCGGGGACATGAGGAGACTGGGGAATGATGAAATATCTGGGCGGGGCCGCGAGCCTGGCGATCGCGATTGCGCTGTCGGCAACGCCGGCGCTGGCGCAGGATGCCGCGCCGATGACGTCGCTGATCAGCGGCGCGGAAGAAGCATCGGCCGATGCTGAATCGCTGCAGGCCCTGACCTTCGGCGCCTGGGGCGTTGATCTAGCCGCGCGCGATCCCGGGGTGAAGCCGGGCGATGATTTCGACAAATATGCCAATGGCGGCTGGTTCGCGCGCACCGAAATTCCGTCGGACCAGGCGTCGGCAGGGGTCGATTACGACGTTTACAACCTGACCCAGCGCCAACTGCGCGCGGTCGTCGCCGGGGCACCCGCATCGAGTCAGGTCGGCGGCCTGTATCAAAGTTTCATGGACGAGGCGCGCGTCGACGCGCTCGGCGCCAAGCCGCTGCTCGCCGACGTCGCCGCTGTCGCAGCGATCAAGGACAAGGCCGAAATGGCCCGCTTCATGGGCGGCACCCAAGGGACGTTCGGCGCGACGATCGTCAGCGGCGGCCCCTATGCCGACACCGCCGACCCGACGGTCAATGTGCTGTGGCTGGGGCAGGCGGGTCTGGGCCTGCCCGAACGCGATTATTATCTGACCGACGGCTTCAAGCCGCAGCGCGATGCGTATCGCGCCTATATCGCACGGACGATGAAGATGGCCGGCAACGCCGATCCTGAAAAGGCGGCCGACGCGGTGCTGGCTTTCGAGACGGAAATTGCAAAGGTCAGCTGGGCAATCGCCGACCGCCGCGACATCGGCAAGATCAACAACCCGATGTCGTCGGACGAGCTTGCGGCCTATGCACCCGGGCTCGATTGGGGCGCGTGGTTCGCGGGTGCGGGGATTGCACCGCAGAAACGCATCATCGTCAACGAAAAGACCGCGGTGCGCGACATTGCGGCGCTTTACGCCAAGACCCCGCTGGACACGATCAAGCTGTGGCAGCAATTCCACGTCGCCGACAATGCGGCACCCTATCTGTCCAAGCCGTTTGTCGACAGCCGGTTCGAATATTCCAAGGCATTGAGCGGGGTTTCTGAGCTGCGGCCGCGGTGGAAGCGCGGGCTGACGCTGGTCGATGGCAGTTTGGGCGAGCTGGTCGGTGAAACTTACTCGGCGCAATATTTCCCCGCGAGCGCCAAGGCAAAGATGGAGGTGTTGGTCGCCAATCTGAAGCTGGCGATGGGTGACCGTATCCGCGCCAACAGCTGGATGGCGCCCGCGACGAAGGAGGCCGCGCTGGCCAAGCTGGCCAAGATGGACGTGATGGTCGGCTATCCCGACAAATGGCGCGATTATACGGGGCTCAAGATCGATCCGGCGGACCTCTATGGCAATGTGAAGCGCAGCGCAGCGTTCGAATATGCCTATGGGCTGGCCGATCTGAACCAGCCGGTCGATCGCAAGAAATGGGCGATGAACCCGCAAGAAGTGAACGCCTATAATGGCGGGCTGGAAAACAAGATCGTGTTTCCGGCGGGCATCTTGCAAGCGCCCTATTTCAGCGAAAGCGTCGATGACGCGGTCAATTATGGTGCGATCGGCGCGGTGATCGGCCACGAGATCATCCATGGCTTTGACGATCAGGGGCGCAAGATCGATGCCGACGGTGCGGTGCGCGATTGGTGGACTGCCGAAGATGCGGCTAAGTTCGATGCCGCCGCGAAGGCGTTCGGCGCGCAATATGCGACCTATGAAGCCGCACCCGGAGCGTTCATCAATCCCGACCTGACGATGGGCGAAAATATCGCCGATCTGGCGGGGCTGGAGGTTTCCTATGACGCCTATCGGCGGTCATTGGGCGGCAAGCCGGCGCCGGTGATCGACGGGCTGACCGGCGATCAGCGCTTTTTTCTGGCGTTCGCGCAGGCGTGGCGGACGAAGCAGCGCGAGGATGCGATCAAGCAGCAGGTCGCGAGCGACCCGCACAGCCCGGCGCGGTGGCGCATCATCGGCCCGGTGCGGAACGTCGACGCGTGGTACAAGGCGTTCAGCGTCCAGGCGGGCGCGAAATATTATCTGAAGCCCGAGGACCGCACGCGCATCTGGTGATCCTGCGGTTGCAGCCTCAGGATGAGGCGGGGGCGGTTTCATGCCGTCCCCGCACCGCTATCACGGTCAGCGACAACGCCGCGCCGATGATAACGAACAGCGCAGGAAAGCCGCCGAGCACCGACATCATGCGGATGCCGTCGATCCCGCCGCTGGCTACCAACACCAGCGCGACCAGTCCGACGGTGATGCCCCACACCGCCTGCACCGCCAGCGGAGCTTCTGGCGCGTCGGGGGTGATGCCGCGCGTCGACAGCGCGCTCATCGCCGAGACATTGGCGTCGGCGCCCGCGACATAGGACAGAAAGATCGCGAACAGCACGACCGCGGCGACGCCCGGTCCGCCGCCGAGCGCGCTGAACAAGCGGAACAATACGGGGTCTGGCCCCTCTGCGGTCAGGATCGCGTAAAGGCTGGCGCCGCTTTGCTGGTCGAGTGCGATCGTTGCCCCTGCGATCGCGGTCATCCACACCGCACCGAACAGCGATGGCAGGATCAGATTGTAGAGGATGAAGGCGCGGACGCTGTAGCCGACGGCGAGGCGGCCGAGAAACAGGGCGGTGACTGGCGCCCATGCGAACCAGTTGGCCCAGTTGAAAATCGTCCATTGCCGGTGCCAGCCGGTATCGACGTCGAGGCCCAGGTTGCGCGGGATGAAGGTCTGGACATAGTCGACCCCGCCGCGCAGCGCGAGGCCGAGCATCTGGGCGGTCGGTCCGGCGATCAAAACAAAGGCGATGATCGCAAAGAACAGCCAGGTGTTGAGCACCGAAAGCCCGGCGATCCCCTTTTGCAGGCCGGTGGCGGCGGAGATCAAGAAGCTGCCGACGATCGCAGCGGCGATCGCCCAGCGCAGCGTAGTACCGCCGACAAAGCCGCCGATCCCCTCGACCCCGCCCGCCAGCGCCAGAATGCCCGCGCCCAGCGAAGCCGCCATGCCGGCGACAAGGGCGTAGAGGCAGATGATGTCGATGCCGGTGCCAACCGGGCCATGCGCGCGCTCGCCAATCAGCGGCACGAACAGCGACGACAGGCTGAACGGTTCGCAGCGGTTG carries:
- the uvrA gene encoding excinuclease ABC subunit UvrA, encoding MSLTHISVRGAREHNLKGVNVDLPRDALVVITGLSGSGKSSLAFDTIYAEGQRRYVESLSAYARQFLEMMQKPDVEHIDGLSPAISIEQKTTSRNPRSTVATVTEIYDYMRLLWARVGIPYSPTTGEPISAQTVSQMVDRVMELPEGTRAYLLAPVVRGRKGEYKKELAQWQKDGFTRVRIDGEFYEIGEAPALDKKYKHDIEVVVDRIAVREGLGTRLADSFETALKLAEGLAYVDLADGPVPGREEEDTGGAMKGVGIPANRLIFSEKFSCPVSGFTIAEIEPRLFSFNAPQGACPACDGLGERQEFDPDLVVPNHALSLKKGAVVPWAKSNPPSPYYMQVLESLGKAYGFDLTTPWQDLPGEVQLIILYGSGGKPVELTFKDGRRSYTTHKAFEGVIGNLNRRLLSTESAWMREELSKYQTPQPCETCHGARLRPEPLAVKIAGEDISRSAQRSVADALDWFSTLDAKLNATQQQIAKAILKEINERLGFLNNVGLDYLNLNRTSGTLSGGESQRIRLASQIGSGLSGVLYVLDEPSIGLHQRDNDRLLATLKRLRDLGNTVIVVEHDEDAIRHADYVVDMGPGAGLHGGEIVAEGTLDEVLANTKSLTAAYLNGTKRIEIPKIRRKGNGFDLVLKGARANNLNNVTAKIPLGTFTCVTGLSGSGKSSLIIDTLYASAARVLNGARMIAGPHDSLKGLEHCDKVIDIDQSPIGRTPRSNPATYTGAFTIIRDWFAGLPESQARGYKPGRFSFNVKGGRCETCTGDGLIKIEMHFLPDVYVTCETCHGKRYNRETLEVKFKGHSIADVLDMTVEDATEFFKAVPSIREKMAMLVRVGLGYIKVGQQATTLSGGEAQRVKLAKELSRRSTGQTLYILDEPTTGLHFEDVRKLLEVLQQLVEQGNSVIVIEHNLDVIKTADYILDLGPEGGVKGGEIVASGTPEQVAKNPRSFTGQYLAPMLK
- a CDS encoding C1 family peptidase, with translation MPAPLDISAPAETTTVDRFAAFVDPSDANPAQFKYSRPFNHWSESSLVEQRFDWRTRGMSFVQRAQGTANVCTSYATAAMAEARWQMRRNQTIRLAGGYVHCCLLGISDPLQGANPEAAARAATANGLAKSGTDGPPLSAQQCQTLGQDRIGVTGSEWVAPGTPMLNALVRHGPMVVEMNVPPNFPDLRGHDIYAAAIDPATAKRHSMLLVGYDYPARTGFLLNSMGAQWGNGGFLHVRFGAGGVLDHFYAMQIGVAA
- a CDS encoding M13 family metallopeptidase — its product is MMKYLGGAASLAIAIALSATPALAQDAAPMTSLISGAEEASADAESLQALTFGAWGVDLAARDPGVKPGDDFDKYANGGWFARTEIPSDQASAGVDYDVYNLTQRQLRAVVAGAPASSQVGGLYQSFMDEARVDALGAKPLLADVAAVAAIKDKAEMARFMGGTQGTFGATIVSGGPYADTADPTVNVLWLGQAGLGLPERDYYLTDGFKPQRDAYRAYIARTMKMAGNADPEKAADAVLAFETEIAKVSWAIADRRDIGKINNPMSSDELAAYAPGLDWGAWFAGAGIAPQKRIIVNEKTAVRDIAALYAKTPLDTIKLWQQFHVADNAAPYLSKPFVDSRFEYSKALSGVSELRPRWKRGLTLVDGSLGELVGETYSAQYFPASAKAKMEVLVANLKLAMGDRIRANSWMAPATKEAALAKLAKMDVMVGYPDKWRDYTGLKIDPADLYGNVKRSAAFEYAYGLADLNQPVDRKKWAMNPQEVNAYNGGLENKIVFPAGILQAPYFSESVDDAVNYGAIGAVIGHEIIHGFDDQGRKIDADGAVRDWWTAEDAAKFDAAAKAFGAQYATYEAAPGAFINPDLTMGENIADLAGLEVSYDAYRRSLGGKPAPVIDGLTGDQRFFLAFAQAWRTKQREDAIKQQVASDPHSPARWRIIGPVRNVDAWYKAFSVQAGAKYYLKPEDRTRIW
- a CDS encoding BCCT family transporter, with protein sequence MLPLHPARSARPLPVSSKHPLNRPVFFIPLAILLAAVTLSLWQGAAVLAAETAINDWILRHFSPLFAWSGLAFLALLAGIAISPLGGRIIGGPQAKPILSRWRWFAVTLCSTIATGILFWGAAEPLFHLNDPPAMLGLTPGSDATATFAMSTMFLHWTLTPYAIYTVAGLAFALVYYNRCEPFSLSSLFVPLIGERAHGPVGTGIDIICLYALVAGMAASLGAGILALAGGVEGIGGFVGGTTLRWAIAAAIVGSFLISAATGLQKGIAGLSVLNTWLFFAIIAFVLIAGPTAQMLGLALRGGVDYVQTFIPRNLGLDVDTGWHRQWTIFNWANWFAWAPVTALFLGRLAVGYSVRAFILYNLILPSLFGAVWMTAIAGATIALDQQSGASLYAILTAEGPDPVLFRLFSALGGGPGVAAVVLFAIFLSYVAGADANVSAMSALSTRGITPDAPEAPLAVQAVWGITVGLVALVLVASGGIDGIRMMSVLGGFPALFVIIGAALSLTVIAVRGRHETAPASS